DNA from Pseudomonadota bacterium:
TATGAAAGCCGTAATTCTGGGGCCAAATCTGTCCTGGCATTTTCCGGCCAAAATCATGGCAAAGGAAAAGACAAGGCAGCAGATTGCATAGGGATCGTTTAAAGAGGCAAGATCCCAGTTAAAGGCGCCTTCCCCGCCTGCTTTAATAGATTTTTCTATGCTACCCTTAAAGATACTCCATGTATATAAAATGCCAAGGGCAAGGTTGATGCAAGTTCCGCTAAACGTGACAATCCACCCCCTGTTTTTGATTTGTTGAAACATATGTTTATCCTTTTGCTCTTCGAGCAGTGTTTAACTGCCATCGTATTAAACGGGGCATTCCAAATGATAAAATCAAGGTTCCAAGGAAATACCCCATTTTATTATGTCCTGGATCTGTTATATAGGCTATTGCTTAAACTGACCCGTTAGCCGTTGGGTTCCAGCTGTTAGCAAAATGACAACAAGAGGTCAACCAGAAACAAATCTTTATACGCCGCTTATATTTCACGCCCGTAGGACGTGGTATATGGTTTTAATGTTTGCTTTGACTCGTATTATAGAATTTTCAACAGGCATTGGTCATTTCAAATATTTTTTGGATTATCAAAAAAACAATGTTATAAGTCAATTGCTTGCATCCTGCCGGCTTTCTGTTTATAATAAATCTGCTATAAAATATGAGTTGCATATCATCAGGTAAAAAGTAAAAACATGATTCTCAAATAATCATTTTCGGAGGCCACAACTTTTACAAGCTATTTCAACCAATATAGTAATTAGAAAACAAGGGGAATCAGACATGAAAACTCCTTATAAAATCAACACTCGTTTGTTTTTATCAATTGCTTTTCTGGTTTTTTGTTCTGCTGTTGCATTGATTGCCATTACAAACTGGCAAATGAAAAAATATGCTGTTAATAGTGCCAAAGAAGAAGCAATGATAACACTTAACCGGAACCTTTCAATCCACACTTACTTTTCACACCAACTGAAACCGGTCCTTTTTAAAAAACTTGGTCCAATGAAAATGACGGATTATTTTGATCCGATCTGGATGTCATCAACATATGCAGTCCGTGAAATAGATAAATATTTCAAATCAATAACCGATAGAAAATATTACTACAAAGAATGTGCTATTAATGCAAGAAGCCCTGAAAATGAAGCAGATGCATTTGAAAAATCTTTCATAAAAATACTCAATAATAATCCGGACATCAAGGAATCAAAGACAATACGGGAATTTGAGAATAAAAGATTTCTGGTTGTACTTAAGCGTGGCGAGGTAATGGAAGAAAGCTGCTTGAGATGCCACAGCAATCCGGATACAGCGCCAATCGATATGGTGAAACAATACGGGGCTTCCAGAAGTTTTAATCGTTCTGTTGATGAAGTCGTTTCCGCCATCTCCATTCGAATACCTGTTGAAGATGTATTTGCCCAGATCAACAAACTTTCATTTCATCTTTCAGCAATATTGCTCTTAATATTGGCAGCTCTTTTCGGCTCAATAACCTATCTGACCAAAAGTTTCATATTTGCACCCCTTAATTATATAAGGGAAAAATCTGTTAAAATAGTCAGCAACCCCGAACATTTGGGAGAGCATATTGAATATCCGGAAGGTCAAGAGTTTTTTGATCTTGTTAGTTCATTTAACGAAATGTCTTCGAAATTACGCAAGGATCGCGATCATCTGGAGAACCTTGTAGAACAACGAACCAAAGATTTAAAACAGCTTAATGAACAACTTGAACAAAAGATTAAAGAAGCGGAAGAAGAAATCAATAAACGCAAACTGGCGGAAGAGGCTCTGCAAAGCTCTAAGGATAAATATCAGAGACTGGTAGAAGAGTTAAGCAGCCAATTTATGATTTATAGTTTTACGCTGGACGGAACTTTGATGTATGCGAGTCCCGGAATAAAATCGATATTCGGAATTTCTCCTGAAAAAGCTATTGGAAAAAATGTTTTTGACAATATAATTAACTGGAATCCGGAAGAGTATGAGCTTGGCAGGAAGAAGTTTGCTGATTTGCTTTCCGGACAGGAAGTTAAGGGTATTGAATTGTCTTTTCTTCATCCTGATGGCACACAACGCACAATATTGGATACTCCTCATATAATCAGGGACAGTAATGGTGCGATTCAATTCATAGAAGGTATTTCCGAAGATATCACAGAGCGAAAGCAAGTTGAAAAAGCATTAAAAGATAGTGAAAAGCGCTACCGCACATTGATAGAAAAGATGACAGTTGGATTTGCTTTGCATGAAATAATATATGATGAAGACGGTAAGCCATACAACTGTAGATTTCTGGAAGCCAATAAAGCTTTTGAAAAGATCACAGGAATTGAGGCTAATAAACTTATAGGTAATACAGTGCTTGAAGCACTCCCTCAAACAGAATCATACTGGTTTGATACTTACGGAAAAGTTGCCCTTACCGGGGAACCTGTTCATTTTGAAACTTATGTTAAAGAAATCGACAGCTATTATGATGTGGTGGCATACAGTCCTCAAGAGGGACAATTTGCAACATTAATGTCAAATATAACAAAAAAGAAAAAAATGGAAAACGATCGTAAAAAACTAATCAATGAACTCCAGGAAGCTCTTGAAAACATCAAAACTCTTAATGGGCTTTTGCCGATCTGTGCCCAATGCAAAAAAATACGTGATGATAAAGGTTATTGGAACCAGATAGAAACTTATATTGAGAATCATTCTGATGCATTGTTCAGCCATGGCCTTTGTCCGGACTGTATGGACAAACTCTATGGCAAAGAACCCTGGTATAAAAAAATGAAAGAAGATGAAAATGAGTAGAAATTTTCCGGACAAAATACATCGCTCCCGGTGCATCTATTCGTGATTTTATTGGCATGTACTTCGATTAACATATCAACGAATCATGCTTAATAGTTTAATGTCCCCTATACTACCCAAGGAAAAACCCTTTATCCACCTTTGGACATGAGAAAGAACGGGGCATGGTTCGATGTGAACACGGGAGGATCTCTGCGCAAGATTGCCTGGATCACGGGATTTCTTCTGAACTCGCGATCCAGAAACTTTCTGACATCCTTTCTTTCCCAACCTCCGGGATGCCTGAATTGACTGTAGAGGGTCAGATCACCTGAATAAAAATCCTTAGTATCCATGCCTGCCGCATCCGGACCATAGGCGGGCATATTGAATATTGCAAGGTTAAGATAGCCGATATATTCTTGATGTTTTAAAACATAATCGAGGGTGCTTTTTGCCTCTCTGTACGTTTCGGACGGTGTCCCGAAGAGCAGATATATATAGGTGCCTATACCGGCATCTCTGAGATTTTTCAATGCTATGGATGCCTCTTTCAGATTAATGCCCTTATCAAGTGCGTCGAGAACACCCTGGTCCCCCGATTCAAGGCCTATCTTAAGCATAACGCACCCGGAACGTTTCAGGCTTCTGCAAAAGTCAGGGTCTGTAAGCTGACGGGTTATGCGTACAAATCCGTACCAGGGGATACCGAAGGGTTTGTCGGCTATTGCTTTAAGGAGCGCCGGACTCATCGCATTATCGAGAAAATGTATAAGGCAGAGTTTTTTGCCGTCGATGAGCTTTTCAATGTCAGATATCGATTCATTCACCGGAAGGGGAGAATAGGAACCGCCCTCAGCCTTTTCCGGACAGAATGTGCATCTACTCCAGTAGCAGCCGTTTGACGCGCTGTAAGGGAGAACAAAGCCCGGAGACAGGTAAGAATTTTCATGAAATGGACTGTAATCCGGTGATGCATGAGCATCTAAAGGAGACAATTTGAGAATGTCAAGGAGGGGCTTTTCGCCCGGCCCTGCCACCATATCATCAACAAGACCATCAAATGGATTGTTCCAGCCGGGGTTGCTAAGCCATGATGTTACAAGGCCTCCGCCAAGAACCAGTCTTGCGTCCGGGCAGAGCTTTCTTATGATACCGATCATGGAAAATGCCGGTATGGCCTGACTTAGATAGTTCAATGAGATTCCAACAAGAAAAGGCTCTTCATCTTCGAAGATATTCGACAGTCGCTCCATAAAATAAAAGTAAAAGGGACTCGTTTCCGGTTGCTCCGATGCCCGTATGAGATCGAAACTTCTAAGAGGTGAGAGGGCAATATCCTGATAATTTGCAAGACCCAGATGGACGCCATGAGAGAGTGCAACCTGGTAGAGAATGCGATCTATATCGTTTACTGCCCGCGTGTAGCGGTCTATATCTTTGTAGAGATCAGTATGAAGAAACGCGGAAATATTAAAATCCAGATGTCGTGATGCCCGCCTGGTCCAAGTGTCGTTGGCCTTGACGGGACTTTGCAGAAGATTCATCAGGCCTTCGAGATTGGCATCCAATACCCGGCAACGAACATTATGCTTTTCCAGCATCCCCAAAAGCTTCGCAATCCCTGCAGGTGGTTCGCAAGGTCTTACGACAGGAGGATTGATCAAAAGCACAGATATTTGGGGACGCCCTTTAGTTTTATAGTTTTTATTATTCAATGATACAATAACCAGTCTTATTAATTATTTTCTTTTCATCTGCTCATTTGATTCAGCAAGTACTGTCTCAACAAAATCTCCATTGCCAAGTATGCGTTCATCTGATTTCCCGAATAACTTTGCCTTACGCATGGCTTTTACTGCTTCACAGCCTTAGCTGCTTCTTATCAATCCTCCCCCGATCAAATCGGGACGCTTGCCTTCCGCTAAATGCCTTTTTCAACAAATGCCTTATAACGCCTGCAGGCTGGCCCTGCTTT
Protein-coding regions in this window:
- a CDS encoding DUF3365 domain-containing protein; this translates as MKTPYKINTRLFLSIAFLVFCSAVALIAITNWQMKKYAVNSAKEEAMITLNRNLSIHTYFSHQLKPVLFKKLGPMKMTDYFDPIWMSSTYAVREIDKYFKSITDRKYYYKECAINARSPENEADAFEKSFIKILNNNPDIKESKTIREFENKRFLVVLKRGEVMEESCLRCHSNPDTAPIDMVKQYGASRSFNRSVDEVVSAISIRIPVEDVFAQINKLSFHLSAILLLILAALFGSITYLTKSFIFAPLNYIREKSVKIVSNPEHLGEHIEYPEGQEFFDLVSSFNEMSSKLRKDRDHLENLVEQRTKDLKQLNEQLEQKIKEAEEEINKRKLAEEALQSSKDKYQRLVEELSSQFMIYSFTLDGTLMYASPGIKSIFGISPEKAIGKNVFDNIINWNPEEYELGRKKFADLLSGQEVKGIELSFLHPDGTQRTILDTPHIIRDSNGAIQFIEGISEDITERKQVEKALKDSEKRYRTLIEKMTVGFALHEIIYDEDGKPYNCRFLEANKAFEKITGIEANKLIGNTVLEALPQTESYWFDTYGKVALTGEPVHFETYVKEIDSYYDVVAYSPQEGQFATLMSNITKKKKMENDRKKLINELQEALENIKTLNGLLPICAQCKKIRDDKGYWNQIETYIENHSDALFSHGLCPDCMDKLYGKEPWYKKMKEDENE
- a CDS encoding radical SAM protein, translating into MLLINPPVVRPCEPPAGIAKLLGMLEKHNVRCRVLDANLEGLMNLLQSPVKANDTWTRRASRHLDFNISAFLHTDLYKDIDRYTRAVNDIDRILYQVALSHGVHLGLANYQDIALSPLRSFDLIRASEQPETSPFYFYFMERLSNIFEDEEPFLVGISLNYLSQAIPAFSMIGIIRKLCPDARLVLGGGLVTSWLSNPGWNNPFDGLVDDMVAGPGEKPLLDILKLSPLDAHASPDYSPFHENSYLSPGFVLPYSASNGCYWSRCTFCPEKAEGGSYSPLPVNESISDIEKLIDGKKLCLIHFLDNAMSPALLKAIADKPFGIPWYGFVRITRQLTDPDFCRSLKRSGCVMLKIGLESGDQGVLDALDKGINLKEASIALKNLRDAGIGTYIYLLFGTPSETYREAKSTLDYVLKHQEYIGYLNLAIFNMPAYGPDAAGMDTKDFYSGDLTLYSQFRHPGGWERKDVRKFLDREFRRNPVIQAILRRDPPVFTSNHAPFFLMSKGG